The Daucus carota subsp. sativus chromosome 9, DH1 v3.0, whole genome shotgun sequence genome window below encodes:
- the LOC108200926 gene encoding gallate 1-beta-glucosyltransferase 84A24, with the protein MPNTMSTQDLVHVLLVSYPAQGHVNPLLKLGNLLASTGLLVTFSTTEGAANFMRKASKNIDEPTPVGDGMIRFEFFDDGLGGNNEDPRRADLDFYTAHLELHGREAVTRIVKKHEEQGRPVACLINNPFIPWVSDVAETLNIRNAVLWVQSCASFSAYYHFHNKLAQFPSESDPEIDVQLPSMPLLKHDEVPSFLHPETPFPALAKAILGQFAMLSKTFCVLVETFQELESEIIDYMSKYCLIKPIGPLFKNPKSSNSSVQGDFMKADDCMDFLNSKEPATVVYISFGSIVYINQEQINEIAYGLLNSGVSFLWVLRKPTLLGPAVVLPENFLEKIGDKGKVVNWCAQKEVLEHPSVAYFVTHCGWNSTLETITSGVPVVAFPAWGDQVTNAKYLVDVFEVGVRLGRGKQTEKSGVSRDRIEKCLREAIGPKAEEMKKNALKWKKAAEEAVAEGGSSDRNLKDFVDKIKNVSK; encoded by the coding sequence ATGCCGAATACAATGAGCACTCAAGATCTTGTTCATGTCTTACTAGTCTCTTATCCTGCTCAAGGCCATGTCAACCCTTTACTCAAACTAGGCAATCTCCTTGCTTCAACTGGCCTTCTTGTCACCTTCTCGACCACAGAAGGTGCTGCAAATTTCATGCGAAAAGCTAGCAAAAACATCGATGAGCCGACTCCGGTTGGCGATGGTATGATCCGGTTCGAGTTCTTTGATGATGGACTAGGCGGAAATAATGAGGATCCGAGACGCGCTGATCTCGACTTCTACACAGCTCATCTTGAGCTGCATGGAAGAGAGGCCGTCACAAGAATCGTCAAGAAACACGAAGAACAAGGCCGCCCCGTGGCGTGCCTAATCAACAATCCTTTCATTCCATGGGTTTCGGATGTGGCGGAAACACTAAACATTCGCAATGCGGTGCTTTGGGTACAATCTTGCGCGTCTTTTTCGGCTTATTATCATTTCCACAACAAACTGGCGCAATTTCCATCCGAATCGGACCCGGAAATCGATGTCCAGTTGCCATCCATGCCTTTGCTGAAACATGATGAGGTTCCTAGCTTCTTGCATCCTGAAACTCCTTTTCCGGCTTTGGCCAAAGCCATTTTAGGCCAGTTCGCAATGCTGTCCAAGACATTTTGTGTACTCGTGGAAACATTTCAAGAACTCGAAAGTGAAATCATTGATTACATGTCAAAATACTGTCTCATCAAACCTATCGGTCCATTATTCAAGAATCCCAAATCTTCGAACTCTAGCGTTCAAGGCGATTTCATGAAAGCTGACGACTGCATGGATTTCTTGAACTCCAAGGAACCTGCAACCGTCGTGTACATATCATTCGGCagtatagtatatataaatCAGGAACAAATAAATGAAATCGCTTATGGACTTCTGAATTCGGGTGTTTCATTTCTGTGGGTTTTAAGGAAACCTACCCTTTTGGGTCCGGCTGTTGTTTTGCCCGAAAATTTCTTGGAAAAAATTGGCGACAAGGGCAAAGTTGTGAACTGGTGCGCACAAAAAGAAGTTCTAGAACATCCATCCGTGGCCTATTTTGTAACACATTGCGGATGGAACTCGACGTTGGAGACGATTACTAGTGGCGTCCCGGTGGTGGCCTTTCCAGCATGGGGTGATCAAGTGACGAATGCAAAGTacttggttgatgtgtttgaggTGGGAGTTAGATTAGGTAGAGGTAAACAAACTGAAAAGAGTGGTGTTTCGAGGGACCGAATCGAGAAGTGTTTGAGAGAGGCCATTGGCCCGAAGGCAGAAGAGATGAAAAAGAATGCACTCAAGTGGAAGAAAGCGGCGGAGGAAGCGGTGGCAGAAGGTGGCTCATCTGATAGGAATTTGAAGGACTTTGTGGACAAAATTAAGAATGTGTCGAAGTAG
- the LOC108200792 gene encoding gallate 1-beta-glucosyltransferase 84A24: protein MNSSNLRNHMPHAMNSQDLVHVLLVSFPSQGHVTPLLRLGNLLASTGLLVTFSTTENAGDFMRKANKNIDEATPVGDGMIRFEFFDDGLSGDNEERRRLDLEYKIAQLELHGKEAVTRFVEKHNKEGRPVACLINNPFIPWVTDVAHALNIPNAVLWVQSCASFSAYYHYNNKLAIFPDESDPEIDVQLPSMPLLKHDEIPSFLHPNAPFSFFGKGILGQFKNMSKTFCVLVETFQELESEVIDYMSKLCPIKPIGPLFKNPKSSNSSIQGDFVEADDCMDFLNSKEPATVVYISFGSIVSLNQEQTNEIAYGLLNSGVSFLWVLKPPTMGSASAVVLPENFLGAAGDKGKVVQWCAQKEVLEHPSVAYFVTHCGWNSTLEAISSGVPVVTFPAWGDQVTNAKYLVDVFEMGVRLSRGEQTEKNGVSRDKIEKCLREAIGPKAAEMKKNALKWKEAAKEAVADGGSSDRNLKEFVEKIRNVSKLGSASVNLVNGTCT, encoded by the coding sequence ATGAATAGTTCTAATCTAAGAAACCATATGCCACATGCAATGAACTCTCAAGATCTTGTTCATGTCTTACTAGTCTCGTTTCCTAGTCAAGGCCATGTCACCCCTTTACTCAGACTAGGCAATCTCCTTGCTTCCACAGGCCTCCTTGTCACCTTCTCAACCACCGAAAATGCCGGAGACTTCATGCGAAAAGCTAACAAAAACATCGATGAGGCCACTCCAGTTGGTGATGGCATGATCCGGTTCGAGTTCTTTGATGATGGACTCAGCGGAGATAATGAGGAGCGGAGACGCCTAGATCTTGAGTACAAAATTGCTCAGCTTGAGTTGCATGGAAAAGAAGCAGTTACTAGATTTGTGGAAAAACATAACAAAGAAGGCCGCCCTGTGGCGTGCCTTATCAACAATCCTTTCATTCCATGGGTGACTGATGTTGCTCATGCACTCAACATCCCGAATGCGGTGCTTTGGGTACAATCTTGTGCTTCTTTTTCAGCTTATTATCATTATAATAACAAATTGGCCATATTTCCCGATGAATCTGATCCGGAGATTGATGTCCAATTGCCATCCATGCCTTTGCTGAAACACGACGAGATCCCTAGCTTCTTGCACCCAAATGCTCCTTTTTCCTTCTTCGGAAAAGGCATTTTAGGCCAGTTCAAAAACATGTCCAAAACATTTTGTGTACTCGTGGAAACATTTCAAGAACTCGAAAGTGAAGTCATTGATTACATGTCCAAACTGTGTCCTATCAAACCTATCGGTCCATTATTCAAGAATCCCAAATCTTCGAACTCAAGTATTCAAGGCGATTTCGTCGAAGCCGATGACTGCATGGATTTCTTGAACTCCAAGGAACCTGCAACAGTTGTGTACATATCATTCGGCAGCATTGTTTCTTTAAATCAGGAACAAACGAATGAAATCGCTTACGGGCTTTTGAATTCGGGTGTTTCATTTCTGTGGGTACTAAAGCCGCCTACCATGGGTTCGGCCTCGGCTGTTGTTTTACCCGAAAATTTTTTAGGAGCTGCGGGTGACAAGGGCAAAGTTGTGCAATGGTGCGCACAAAAAGAAGTTCTAGAACATCCATCCGTGGCCTATTTTGTAACACATTGCGGATGGAACTCGACGTTGGAGGCGATTAGTAGTGGCGTCCCGGTGGTGACCTTTCCGGCATGGGGTGATCAAGTGACGAATGCGAAGTACTTGGTTGATGTGTTCGAGATGGGAGTTAGACTAAGTAGAGGTGAGCAGACCGAAAAGAACGGTGTTTCGAGAGACAAAATCGAGAAGTGTTTGAGAGAGGCCATTGGTCCGAAGGCCGCGGAGATGAAAAAGAATGCGTTGAAGTGGAAAGAGGCGGCTAAAGAAGCGGTGGCTGATGGTGGCTCGTCTGATCGGAATTTGaaagagtttgtggagaaaatTAGGAATGTATCTAAGTTGGGAAGTGCTAGTGTCAATCTTGTGAATGGCACATGCACTTAG
- the LOC108201982 gene encoding gallate 1-beta-glucosyltransferase 84A24 has product MNTQDLVHVLLVSYPAQGHITPLLRLGNLLASTGLLVTFSTTKDAGSSIRKASKNIDEASPVGDGMIRFEFFDDGLVQNNDGQERPSLDYKVAQVALHGTEAVTRIVKKHEREGRPVACLINNPFVPWVSNIAETLNIPNAVLWVQSCACFSAYYHYYNKLAIFPTESDPEIDVQLPSMPLLKHDEIPSFLHPQTPFPVLREVILGQFKMLPKTFCVLVETFQELETEVIEYMSKFCLLKPIGPLFKNPKSSNSSIQADFIKVDDCMDFLNSKEHATVVYISFGSVVSLNQEQTNEIAYGILNSGVSFLWVLKQPTMPGSGLSVVLPENFLEKIGDKGKVVNWCAQKEVLQHPSVACFVTHCGWNSTLEAISSGVPVVAFPAWGDQVTNAKYLVDVLEVGVRLSRGDQTEKVAISRDRIEKCLKEAFGPKAAELKKNALKWKQVAEEAVAEGGSSDRNLKDFVDKIKNVPP; this is encoded by the coding sequence ATGAATACTCAAGATCTTGTTCATGTCTTACTGGTCTCTTATCCTGCTCAAGGCCATATTACCCCTTTGCTCAGATTAGGCAATCTCCTTGCTTCCACAGGTCTCCTTGTCACCTTCTCAACTACAAAAGATGCTGGAAGTTCCATCCGAAAAGCTAGCAAAAACATCGATGAGGCCAGTCCAGTTGGTGATGGTATGATCCGGTTCGAGTTCTTCGATGATGGACTAGTCCAAAATAATGATGGTCAGGAACGCCCAAGTCTTGACTACAAAGTTGCTCAGGTTGCGTTGCATGGAACAGAGGCCGTCACGAGAATTGTCAAAAAACACGAAAGAGAAGGCCGCCCTGTGGCGTGCCTAATCAACAATCCTTTCGTTCCATGGGTTTCGAATATTGCTGAGACACTAAACATTCCAAATGCAGTGCTTTGGGTGCAATCTTGCGCTTGTTTTTCAGCTTATTATCATTACTACAACAAACTGGCTATATTTCCAACCGAATCTGACCCCGAAATTGATGTCCAATTGCCTTCCATGCCTTTACTCAAACATGATGAGATCCCTAGCTTCTTGCACCCTCAAACTCCTTTTCCGGTTTTGAGAGAAGTTATTTTAGGCCAGTTCAAAATGTTGCCGAAAACATTTTGTGTACTGGTAGAAACATTTCAAGAACTCGAAACTGAAGTCATTGAATACATGTCAAAATTTTGTCTTCTAAAACCTATTGGTCCATTATTCAAGAACCCTAAATCTTCGAACTCTAGCATTCAAGCTGATTTCATTAAAGTCGACGACTGCATGGATTTCTTGAACTCCAAGGAACATGCAACAGTTGTTTATATATCGTTTGGTAGCGTTGTTTCTTTAAATCAAGAACAAACAAATGAAATCGCTTATGGAATTCTGAATTCCGGTGTTTCATTTCTATGGGTCTTAAAGCAACCTACCATGCCTGGTTCCGGCCTCAGTGTTGTTTTACCTGAAAATTTCCTGGAAAAAATTGGTGACAAGGGCAAAGTTGTGAATTGGTGCGCACAAAAAGAAGTTCTTCAACATCCATCCGTGGCATGTTTTGTAACACATTGCGGATGGAACTCGACGTTGGAGGCGATTAGTAGTGGCGTCCCGGTGGTGGCCTTTCCGGCGTGGGGTGATCAAGTGACTAATGCCAAGTACTTGGTTGATGTGTTAGAGGTGGGAGTTAGGTTAAGTAGAGGTGACCAAACTGAAAAAGTTGCGATTTCGAGGGACCGAATTGAAAAGTGCTTGAAAGAGGCTTTTGGACCCAAGgcagctgagctgaaaaagaaTGCACTCAAGTGGAAGCAAGTGGCGGAAGAAGCGGTGGCTGAAGGTGGCTCATCTGATCGGAATTTGAAAGACTTTGTGGACAAAATTAAGAATGTACCTCCGTAA